In Candidatus Poribacteria bacterium, a single genomic region encodes these proteins:
- a CDS encoding 2-oxoacid:acceptor oxidoreductase family protein, translated as MDERFTQANGTHVYTGCELLVKGALESGVSLLTGYPGSPIAEVFDIIERNAELLKTNGIVAQIANNEALSIARLNGSQMADVRAITFMKSVGFHVASDALAISNLAGTTGGAVVVVGDDTWSHSTQVPADSRFLARHVQTPLIEPATFQELKDWIDCAFQISAASNLYVCYLTTENQASGGGDVELHPNIYPEISDLKQIDLDTQLIDADKRVVLPPHTAQIEVEALRERIPAALETARDLGLNTIQFTEETSNRKKHRLGFVSAGLAYSCLRHALGELQLDGEIPILKLGMTHPIDKDLIREFTAQVDEIYVVEEKRPLLENEIKAFITHSYQNGDIDRYVNVWGKQFPNGMSGIPVTSGLDASILIQKLIPLLKHLLGNGSDTATYHDPKIDLEYLSSEETLQKQVSEQHIDIPQRTPTFCPGCPHRDSSSVFLEITEQFMDADYMKKHHDSGSVDLVFHGDIGCYSMLKYEPFPRLMHNLSAMALGGGAGAGIDPFIKNKQVVFMGDSTFFHGGMAAISDSIKNNQDIAYIILDNQTTAMTGHQPTPADEIDLLGNPTFAQDIEQVAQGLVGDSDIEIVRTNPEDRVNYKKYLEKTILKSGVKIVIADKECAITYHRRIRREQRQTIAKDGFLKYEKHINITPEVCEFCRECTTATGCPGLKIVDTDYGEKIAIDQSNCVADGACARIKYACPAFEEVIVTRKRPLQHETTGSRNRALLSDEPLPPPRLRAFERSWNMYAAGVGGMGIGTISKVLVVAGYLQGYKVTFCDRKGLAIRNGGVYTHITYMQPGVHASPMIPYGKADLLLGLDILEAVRGITAQSLFRIASSNRTTAVVNTAKTETITTLIGKDDFAPETLEASLQTYTNADTYFGTDLFTVSEQLFGNKLYANMMLLGTAFQRQLIPLELEPLQLALKQMVPHADLDTNMKAFTVGRRLALEDPKSLTDTRSERYPLGTYGEMLSAKQQILEKKRNGKRLAQEYVILVKSHIEALNLDSDSIHRTLALYIYDLIQFEDINYARIYVEKIKQVYAHDSEVYDYRATKAAIRYLHKVMLIKDEVYVAHLLTSEEKLQRDKELYKVDTANGDRIKYVHLNRPHFTVMGLDFEADIDTRNWQLRLMKRLKFLRRWLPEWHAKEKAFREWYITRVIDTFSPTDSESYEKHLQALECVEEVRGYREIRYPKMEMAKQTVENLLS; from the coding sequence ATGGACGAAAGATTTACACAAGCCAACGGAACGCATGTCTATACTGGATGCGAGTTGTTAGTTAAGGGTGCTTTAGAGAGTGGTGTTAGCCTTCTCACAGGTTATCCGGGTTCCCCAATCGCCGAAGTATTTGACATTATCGAACGCAATGCCGAATTGTTGAAAACCAACGGTATCGTTGCGCAGATAGCCAACAACGAAGCATTGAGTATCGCACGTCTCAACGGTTCACAGATGGCTGATGTCCGTGCGATTACGTTTATGAAAAGCGTCGGCTTCCATGTCGCTTCCGATGCCCTGGCGATCAGTAACCTTGCGGGAACGACCGGTGGTGCCGTTGTGGTGGTTGGTGACGACACATGGTCACACAGCACACAAGTCCCCGCTGATTCCCGATTTTTGGCACGGCACGTCCAAACACCCCTTATTGAACCGGCAACCTTTCAGGAACTTAAGGACTGGATTGACTGCGCTTTCCAGATCTCCGCGGCATCGAACCTCTACGTCTGCTACTTAACGACCGAAAACCAGGCAAGCGGCGGTGGCGATGTTGAACTCCATCCGAACATCTATCCGGAAATTAGCGATCTGAAGCAGATTGACTTGGATACCCAACTCATCGATGCCGATAAACGGGTTGTTTTACCTCCACATACCGCCCAGATCGAAGTGGAGGCATTGAGAGAACGGATCCCCGCCGCCCTTGAGACAGCACGGGACCTTGGGCTTAACACAATCCAGTTCACAGAAGAAACTTCAAATCGGAAGAAACACCGTCTCGGATTTGTCAGTGCTGGTTTAGCGTATAGCTGCCTCCGCCACGCACTTGGAGAATTGCAGTTGGACGGTGAGATCCCAATTCTCAAACTCGGCATGACGCACCCGATTGACAAGGACCTCATCAGAGAATTTACTGCACAGGTTGACGAAATCTACGTCGTTGAGGAAAAACGTCCGCTTTTAGAGAACGAAATAAAAGCATTCATTACGCATAGCTATCAGAATGGAGACATTGATCGATATGTAAATGTGTGGGGCAAACAATTTCCCAACGGCATGTCAGGAATTCCGGTAACTTCTGGTTTAGACGCTTCTATTCTCATTCAAAAACTCATCCCACTTCTGAAACATCTTCTCGGCAACGGCAGCGATACAGCAACCTATCACGATCCAAAAATCGATCTGGAATACCTCTCAAGTGAAGAAACCCTCCAAAAACAGGTCTCCGAACAGCACATCGACATTCCGCAACGGACACCTACCTTCTGTCCGGGCTGTCCTCATCGTGATTCTTCGAGCGTCTTCCTTGAAATTACAGAGCAATTCATGGATGCGGACTATATGAAGAAGCACCATGATTCAGGCTCCGTCGATCTCGTCTTTCACGGGGATATCGGTTGCTATTCAATGCTGAAATATGAACCATTTCCACGCCTCATGCACAATCTCTCCGCGATGGCGTTAGGTGGCGGCGCAGGGGCAGGCATTGACCCATTTATTAAAAACAAGCAGGTCGTTTTCATGGGGGATTCGACCTTTTTCCATGGTGGGATGGCAGCGATTTCGGATTCAATCAAAAACAACCAAGATATTGCCTACATTATTTTAGACAACCAAACAACAGCGATGACGGGACATCAACCGACACCTGCTGATGAAATTGACCTTCTCGGCAACCCGACGTTTGCACAAGATATTGAGCAAGTGGCACAAGGACTCGTCGGTGACTCCGATATAGAAATCGTGCGCACCAACCCGGAAGATAGGGTAAACTACAAAAAATATCTGGAAAAAACCATTCTCAAGTCCGGTGTCAAAATTGTCATCGCCGATAAAGAGTGTGCGATTACCTACCATCGTAGGATTCGTCGTGAACAACGGCAAACGATAGCCAAAGACGGTTTTCTTAAATACGAGAAGCATATTAATATAACCCCTGAGGTCTGTGAGTTTTGTCGAGAATGTACCACTGCAACGGGATGTCCGGGTTTAAAAATAGTCGATACCGATTACGGCGAGAAAATCGCCATCGATCAGTCCAATTGCGTCGCCGATGGTGCTTGCGCTCGGATTAAATATGCATGTCCAGCGTTTGAAGAGGTAATCGTCACACGCAAACGTCCCCTTCAACATGAAACAACAGGATCCAGAAATCGTGCCCTCCTGAGTGATGAACCTTTACCACCACCACGGCTACGAGCATTCGAGCGAAGTTGGAACATGTACGCCGCAGGTGTTGGGGGTATGGGGATTGGAACGATTTCAAAAGTCCTTGTTGTTGCGGGTTACCTTCAGGGCTACAAGGTAACGTTTTGCGATAGGAAAGGATTGGCAATTCGCAATGGTGGTGTCTATACACATATCACATATATGCAACCGGGTGTTCACGCGTCTCCAATGATTCCTTATGGCAAGGCAGATCTTCTATTAGGACTTGATATTTTAGAAGCCGTCCGCGGTATCACCGCCCAATCGCTTTTCCGCATCGCATCATCGAATCGAACCACTGCTGTCGTGAATACAGCGAAAACTGAAACGATAACCACACTCATCGGCAAAGACGATTTCGCTCCAGAGACACTTGAAGCGTCACTCCAGACCTACACGAATGCGGACACATATTTTGGGACGGATCTCTTTACAGTCTCTGAGCAATTGTTCGGCAATAAATTGTACGCGAACATGATGCTTCTGGGTACTGCTTTCCAACGGCAATTGATACCACTCGAATTGGAACCGCTCCAATTAGCACTTAAGCAGATGGTGCCGCACGCTGATTTGGATACGAATATGAAAGCATTCACCGTTGGGCGTCGTCTTGCATTAGAAGACCCTAAATCCCTGACGGATACACGTTCAGAAAGGTATCCCTTGGGAACTTATGGCGAAATGCTTTCCGCAAAACAACAGATCTTGGAAAAAAAACGAAATGGGAAACGTTTAGCGCAAGAATACGTAATACTTGTTAAAAGTCACATTGAGGCACTTAATCTTGATTCAGACAGCATCCACCGAACCCTCGCGCTCTATATCTATGATTTGATTCAGTTCGAGGATATTAACTATGCGCGGATATACGTCGAAAAGATTAAACAGGTTTATGCCCACGACTCAGAAGTATACGACTATCGCGCGACAAAAGCAGCGATTCGCTATCTCCACAAAGTGATGCTCATCAAGGACGAGGTTTATGTTGCACATCTGTTAACGAGCGAAGAGAAATTGCAGCGGGATAAGGAATTGTATAAGGTTGACACAGCAAACGGCGATAGGATTAAATACGTCCATCTCAATCGTCCACACTTTACGGTGATGGGGCTTGATTTTGAAGCGGACATTGACACACGCAATTGGCAATTGCGTCTGATGAAACGGTTGAAGTTCCTAAGACGTTGGCTTCCAGAGTGGCACGCCAAGGAAAAGGCGTTCCGAGAATGGTATATTACCCGCGTGATTGACACCTTCTCACCGACTGACAGTGAGTCGTATGAGAAACATCTTCAAGCGTTAGAATGTGTAGAGGAAGTCCGTGGCTATCGAGAAATTCGCTATCCGAAAATGGAAATGGCAAAACAGACAGTAGAAAATCTACTTTCTTAA
- a CDS encoding shikimate dehydrogenase yields the protein MLTGHTRIVGVIGDPVEHSRSPQMHNAAFAKADLDYVYVPFHVRPDDLAAAIAGFKAMNVVGINVTLPHKQAIIPLLTSISREAELIGAVNTLTFVEGGIHGDNTDAPGVLQALEEDGNMSGSPIGENVVVLGAGGAARAVVVALALRGVASITIANRTVEKAVSLAEEMDQKTGVSMQGMGLTDERLPLSVRESKLLVNTATTSMDVTQPLLISADWLQPNTIVYDIVYTPPVTPLMRAATERGCQTLGGIGMLVHQGAIAFEKWTGVTPCTETMRQAL from the coding sequence ATGTTGACCGGACACACTCGTATTGTCGGTGTTATTGGTGATCCCGTTGAACACAGCCGTTCACCACAAATGCACAATGCCGCTTTTGCCAAAGCAGATCTCGATTATGTATATGTCCCGTTTCATGTCCGTCCCGATGATTTGGCAGCTGCGATTGCTGGGTTTAAAGCGATGAATGTCGTCGGCATTAACGTGACACTCCCACACAAACAAGCGATCATCCCGCTCCTTACATCAATCTCGCGGGAAGCGGAACTCATCGGTGCTGTGAACACACTAACGTTTGTTGAAGGGGGCATACATGGCGATAATACAGATGCTCCTGGTGTCTTACAAGCCTTAGAAGAGGACGGAAACATGTCTGGGTCTCCGATAGGGGAGAATGTCGTGGTTTTAGGAGCAGGCGGGGCTGCGAGGGCTGTCGTTGTTGCGTTAGCACTCAGAGGCGTTGCATCGATTACAATCGCCAATCGTACAGTGGAAAAAGCAGTTTCTTTAGCAGAAGAGATGGATCAGAAGACAGGTGTTTCCATGCAAGGAATGGGACTCACAGATGAACGATTGCCTCTATCTGTTCGCGAGAGCAAACTCCTTGTCAACACTGCGACGACGAGCATGGATGTAACACAACCATTGTTGATTTCTGCCGACTGGCTTCAACCGAATACTATTGTTTACGATATTGTGTATACTCCACCGGTAACACCTTTGATGCGAGCCGCGACCGAGCGCGGATGTCAAACCCTTGGCGGTATTGGGATGTTAGTTCATCAGGGCGCTATCGCTTTTGAGAAATGGACGGGTGTTACACCGTGTACTGAGACAATGCGTCAAGCCCTATAG
- a CDS encoding cell division protein ZapA gives MEQQEQDVMPIRFVILGTPYTIKPTEELTAEAINELVAYVKDLVESYLRKGFDEQRVPLLVAFHIADEKRRLQEKYELPLYRIVERLQFAIEEEPEPQASEE, from the coding sequence ATGGAACAGCAAGAACAGGATGTTATGCCGATTCGCTTCGTTATACTCGGCACACCTTATACCATAAAACCAACAGAAGAACTAACAGCAGAAGCCATCAATGAACTGGTTGCATACGTCAAAGATTTAGTTGAATCCTATCTCAGAAAAGGTTTCGACGAACAAAGGGTTCCGTTGCTGGTCGCTTTCCACATTGCTGATGAAAAACGTCGTCTTCAGGAAAAGTATGAATTGCCCTTGTACCGAATAGTAGAGAGGTTACAATTTGCGATTGAAGAGGAGCCGGAGCCTCAGGCTTCCGAAGAATAA